Proteins encoded in a region of the Paenibacillus pedocola genome:
- a CDS encoding LysR family transcriptional regulator, translated as MTLQQLRYAIEIANSGSMNEAAKRLFVSQPSLSNAIKELESELGITIFERTNRGISISAEGMEFLGYARQIIEQTEFMENRYTGKKRSPVYFSVSTQHYAFVVDAFVRLMKERNVSEYNFSLRETQTYEVIEDVRTLRSDLGILYINESNYKVMNKLFSDGNLKFTPLFNTNPHVYVRAGHPLAAKETLILDDILPFPYITFEQGDNNSLHYSEEMLSFTQIEKNIKVTDRATLTNLLLGTDSYTIGTGIMASELNGNGLVTIPYDSNEVFTVGWITHKDRKPSEIMSSYIELLNDLVASNYFDLNQFLL; from the coding sequence TTGACATTGCAGCAGCTCCGCTACGCCATTGAGATTGCCAACAGCGGCTCTATGAACGAAGCGGCCAAACGGCTTTTTGTGTCACAGCCCAGTCTCTCCAATGCCATCAAGGAACTGGAGAGCGAGCTGGGAATCACGATTTTTGAACGGACCAACCGGGGAATCAGCATTTCAGCGGAAGGTATGGAGTTCTTGGGCTATGCAAGGCAAATTATTGAGCAGACCGAGTTCATGGAGAACCGGTATACCGGCAAGAAACGCAGCCCGGTGTATTTTTCCGTGTCCACCCAGCATTATGCTTTTGTCGTCGATGCTTTTGTGCGCCTGATGAAGGAACGCAATGTGTCGGAATATAATTTCAGCCTGCGGGAGACACAAACCTACGAAGTTATTGAGGATGTACGGACACTCCGCAGTGATCTCGGGATTCTGTATATTAACGAAAGCAACTATAAAGTAATGAATAAGCTGTTCAGCGACGGGAACCTCAAATTCACCCCGCTGTTCAACACGAATCCACATGTTTACGTTAGAGCCGGACATCCGCTGGCCGCTAAGGAAACCCTTATCCTGGATGACATACTCCCGTTTCCGTATATTACCTTTGAACAGGGAGATAACAATTCTTTGCACTATTCAGAGGAAATGCTTAGCTTTACCCAGATTGAGAAGAATATAAAGGTAACCGACCGGGCAACACTTACGAACCTGCTGCTAGGCACCGATTCATATACAATAGGTACAGGTATCATGGCTTCTGAATTGAACGGCAACGGGCTGGTGACCATTCCTTATGACAGTAATGAAGTGTTTACCGTCGGCTGGATTACTCATAAGGACCGCAAACCGAGTGAAATCATGTCGAGCTATATCGAACTATTAAATGATCTGGTCGCTAGCAATTACTTCGACTTGAATCAATTCTTATTATAA
- a CDS encoding phosphodiester glycosidase family protein codes for MSTSSLPQRSNVRKNKKPVRKRKKKSFLRRLTRVFMFFILLMIAAGGWLYFAPSAHNLRYLIADTLITTQHRYMAKYIIGEDELKNRVAEYNQRFVHMGDEKDTHTIATPAPEVEAEKPLVEIEKVSGTSYTGYVMTVNDPTKVRLGVPGKIGSGEKVSSMVKRTGAIAGVNGGGFADPNWKGNGFKPIGLVVSQGKLFYNSLGGKKSTQIVGLDKQGKMIAGNYSLEELSKLGVQEAVSFQPRIIVNGKGLIKNAAEGWGIAPRTAMGQREDGALLFVVIDGRQPGYSIGANLYDVQQIMLKHGAVIAANLDGGSSTVLVKDNEIVNKPSSKYGERYLPTAFLVFEHPEQAQIANIWEGLDPSQIDAAKKRTQ; via the coding sequence GTGAGTACTTCATCATTACCCCAGCGTTCAAACGTACGAAAGAACAAAAAACCTGTCCGCAAACGCAAGAAAAAAAGCTTTCTGCGCAGACTCACAAGAGTCTTCATGTTCTTTATACTGTTGATGATTGCAGCCGGAGGCTGGCTCTATTTTGCACCCTCTGCGCATAATCTCCGTTATTTGATCGCAGACACATTGATTACGACACAACACCGCTATATGGCGAAATATATTATTGGTGAAGATGAGCTGAAGAATCGGGTGGCCGAGTACAATCAACGTTTTGTACATATGGGCGACGAGAAGGATACCCATACGATTGCAACCCCTGCACCTGAAGTTGAAGCAGAAAAGCCGTTGGTCGAGATTGAGAAGGTGTCAGGGACTAGTTATACAGGTTATGTAATGACGGTCAACGATCCTACGAAGGTCCGGTTAGGTGTTCCGGGCAAAATCGGCTCCGGCGAGAAAGTATCCAGTATGGTGAAGCGTACCGGGGCTATTGCCGGAGTGAATGGCGGAGGTTTTGCCGACCCGAACTGGAAGGGTAACGGATTTAAACCGATCGGGCTGGTCGTTTCGCAGGGGAAGTTATTCTATAATAGCCTTGGCGGAAAGAAATCGACACAGATTGTAGGCCTGGATAAGCAGGGCAAAATGATCGCAGGTAACTATTCGCTGGAAGAGCTGAGTAAGCTTGGCGTGCAGGAAGCCGTATCTTTTCAGCCGCGGATTATCGTCAATGGCAAGGGCTTGATCAAGAATGCAGCCGAAGGCTGGGGAATTGCCCCAAGAACAGCTATGGGCCAGCGTGAGGATGGGGCGCTGCTGTTTGTTGTCATCGACGGCCGACAGCCCGGCTATAGCATTGGTGCGAACCTCTATGATGTCCAACAGATAATGCTGAAGCATGGTGCGGTAATTGCCGCAAATTTGGACGGCGGATCATCGACGGTACTGGTCAAGGATAATGAAATTGTTAATAAACCTTCTTCGAAATATGGCGAACGCTATCTGCCTACTGCATTTCTCGTTTTTGAGCATCCGGAGCAGGCACAGATTGCGAATATTTGGGAAGGGCTTGATCCTTCGCAGATCGATGCTGCCAAGAAGCGGACACAGTAA